Proteins from a genomic interval of Microbacterium abyssi:
- a CDS encoding AAA family ATPase, translating to MRGGLERWKRGVDSRGVRQAISYALEGTCDAYLHHTTGVNALEAYSGASDSTVSRFIVDNGVITSNELTAGGLRVWLTGHDPVTGEERGHQRLSPDADLLLDGTLNHPKSYSVAALLHPELATEFEALQDRLRERILLTWQTELNARRGHGGLLREEITRIEVVELQHRRSRALDPHIHRHLWLNIKVLGADGKWSNLDSRVAMKLHTVINAEGDLAARTDPAWISALARYGYTLDEAGEIAELAGAVRPLSRRSAQIETNRASLIAEWSATHGGSAPSVEALQQIDRRAWAVARPNKPSDLDETSWEAYVRHEIAAVDPNLITPRAPIAAAGTDLDAIDLDLLVAQAIVDADERSTYRGGRFSIFDIRAGAIRALSRTRVVAERDQLDGVITEITARAISAVHRLVPDDPPSHVKAFMATETVRAKVRLAGRLDVLAQPGRALLPNELHRLTPSENLSILDASQRAAACAIAGTDGLVTVTGPAGAGKTTMLRAAFAALTTQRRRMLVVAPTRKAASVASREIGAVASSLHALLSDHGYRWGADQAGAMVWTRLRVGETDADTGVVYAGPARSLLQPRDRIVVDEAGMVDLQAANALVELSIEHGVGLVFVGDTHQALPVGHAGAMGSAIRHANAAVELDTVHRFRDPDYAALTLRLRDAADREHALAVAAELAEHGHVDRVDHHDAARERMIEAYFEWHARGKRVTLVSGTNAEADAINDAIQQRRVDQGEVDAGVVAWGMGEQRILVGDTVQTRRNDRRTGVENRAQWIVRGVRDEFVSLVSVDDSGELARVSADYAREHLQLAYASTVHGVQGDTADASVVGPDVDAAGLYVGLTRGRTHNVAIVVARTDAAARERLAESMQRGTPELTMQDAVRAAAAEMRRAARNTEATGPVVETLSSVSDIGI from the coding sequence ATGCGTGGAGGCCTCGAGCGCTGGAAGCGAGGTGTCGATTCCCGCGGGGTTCGACAGGCGATCTCCTACGCGCTTGAGGGCACGTGCGACGCCTACCTTCATCACACGACCGGCGTCAATGCGCTCGAGGCGTACAGCGGGGCATCCGATTCCACCGTCTCGCGATTCATCGTCGACAACGGCGTCATCACCTCCAACGAACTCACGGCCGGCGGCCTTCGTGTCTGGCTCACTGGGCATGACCCGGTCACAGGCGAGGAGCGCGGCCACCAGCGGCTGAGCCCCGACGCCGACCTCTTGCTCGACGGGACGCTCAACCATCCGAAGTCGTACAGCGTCGCCGCACTGTTGCATCCCGAGCTCGCCACCGAGTTCGAAGCACTGCAAGACCGGCTTCGTGAGCGCATCCTCCTCACCTGGCAGACCGAGCTCAACGCGCGGCGCGGCCACGGCGGTCTCCTCCGTGAGGAGATCACACGCATCGAGGTCGTCGAACTGCAGCATCGTCGCTCGCGCGCCCTCGACCCGCACATCCACCGTCACCTCTGGCTGAACATCAAGGTGCTCGGCGCGGACGGCAAGTGGTCGAACCTCGACTCGCGTGTCGCGATGAAGCTGCACACCGTCATCAACGCCGAGGGTGATCTCGCAGCTCGCACCGATCCCGCGTGGATCTCCGCCCTCGCGCGCTACGGCTACACGCTCGACGAGGCGGGTGAGATCGCCGAGCTCGCCGGTGCCGTGCGTCCCCTCTCCCGTCGATCCGCGCAGATCGAAACGAACCGTGCGAGCCTGATCGCGGAGTGGTCGGCGACTCACGGAGGATCAGCGCCAAGCGTCGAGGCACTGCAGCAGATCGACCGGCGCGCATGGGCCGTGGCGCGTCCGAACAAGCCATCCGACCTCGATGAGACGTCGTGGGAGGCGTACGTTCGCCACGAAATCGCCGCTGTCGATCCGAACCTGATCACTCCGCGCGCACCCATCGCCGCCGCTGGGACCGACCTGGATGCCATCGATCTCGACCTGCTGGTTGCACAGGCAATCGTGGACGCGGACGAGCGGTCCACATACCGCGGAGGGCGTTTCAGCATCTTCGACATCCGCGCGGGTGCGATACGCGCGCTCTCGCGTACGAGGGTGGTTGCGGAACGCGACCAGCTCGATGGCGTGATCACCGAGATCACGGCGCGCGCCATCAGTGCCGTGCATCGACTCGTTCCGGACGATCCGCCATCGCACGTCAAAGCTTTCATGGCGACCGAGACCGTGCGCGCCAAGGTGCGTCTCGCCGGCCGCTTAGACGTGCTCGCGCAGCCGGGGCGCGCACTGCTGCCGAACGAGCTGCACCGGCTCACGCCGAGCGAGAATCTCTCCATACTGGATGCCTCGCAACGCGCTGCAGCGTGCGCCATCGCCGGCACGGACGGGCTCGTGACGGTCACCGGCCCCGCGGGCGCGGGCAAGACGACGATGCTGCGCGCTGCGTTCGCGGCGCTCACGACGCAGCGGCGGCGGATGCTCGTCGTCGCCCCCACACGGAAGGCGGCGTCGGTGGCATCCCGCGAGATCGGCGCCGTGGCATCCAGCCTTCACGCCCTCCTCTCGGACCACGGCTACCGGTGGGGCGCTGATCAGGCTGGCGCGATGGTCTGGACGCGTCTTCGCGTCGGCGAGACCGACGCCGACACGGGCGTCGTGTACGCCGGCCCGGCACGATCCCTTCTGCAGCCGCGCGACCGGATCGTCGTCGACGAGGCCGGCATGGTCGACCTGCAGGCGGCGAACGCCCTCGTCGAACTCTCGATCGAGCACGGCGTCGGGCTGGTGTTCGTGGGTGACACGCATCAGGCGCTGCCGGTCGGGCATGCGGGCGCGATGGGTTCTGCGATCCGACATGCGAACGCTGCGGTCGAACTCGACACGGTGCATCGGTTCCGCGATCCCGACTACGCGGCGCTCACCCTGCGGCTACGGGACGCGGCCGATCGCGAGCACGCGCTGGCCGTTGCGGCTGAGCTTGCCGAACACGGTCACGTCGACAGGGTCGATCATCACGATGCGGCGCGTGAGCGGATGATCGAGGCGTACTTCGAGTGGCACGCGCGCGGCAAGAGGGTGACGCTGGTGTCCGGTACGAACGCTGAGGCGGATGCGATCAATGACGCCATCCAGCAGCGGCGAGTGGATCAGGGCGAGGTCGATGCCGGGGTCGTCGCGTGGGGAATGGGCGAGCAGCGCATCCTCGTCGGCGATACCGTTCAGACCCGTCGCAACGACCGTCGCACAGGCGTCGAGAATCGTGCGCAGTGGATCGTTCGCGGCGTCCGCGATGAGTTCGTGTCGCTGGTCTCGGTGGACGACAGTGGCGAGTTGGCGCGCGTTTCCGCGGACTATGCGCGCGAGCATCTGCAGCTCGCCTACGCGTCCACCGTGCACGGGGTGCAGGGTGACACCGCGGATGCGTCGGTGGTCGGGCCGGACGTGGATGCCGCGGGGCTCTACGTCGGACTCACGCGCGGGCGGACTCACAACGTCGCGATTGTCGTGGCGCGAACGGATGCCGCGGCTCGCGAGCGTCTCGCCGAGTCGATGCAGCGCGGGACACCGGAGTTGACGATGCAGGATGCCGTGCGCGCGGCGGCGGCGGAGATGCGGCGCGCGGCACGGAACACGGAAGCGACGGGGCCGGTCGTCGAGACGCTGAGTTCGGTGAGTGACATCGGGATCTAG
- a CDS encoding Fic family protein, which yields MATPTGSLVPIDAVTYETYDWVPRAPAMHSRAEVERQTGPYDAAVTPPIADWSPVISSESSADVEDATRQLVEFDYHAQRKLGTGNPALGPMTAILLRTESASSSQIEQLTTSAKQLALAEIGEGDKANALTVVGNVRAMEAALQLANEISEDSILAMHTALMLHQTGFPPEDAGRFRTEQVWIGRGEAGPRLADFVAPHHDRVPGAIGDLVRFVKRQDVPVLVQVAVAHAQFETIHPFPDGNGRTGRALAQSILRNKGLVDSTAVPISAGLLVDVPRYFAALGSFREGDAGPIIRGFAGASRIAAMTGMQLVDALVEQFEESRAKMAGIRADAAAWKILPTLVGQPAVNVKYLKSALGLGEMTALRALDSLTECEVLTETTGKSRGRVWQHRGIFDALDSYASVMASSGHQARSSIRE from the coding sequence GTGGCCACACCTACTGGCAGTCTCGTCCCCATCGATGCGGTGACCTACGAGACCTACGATTGGGTGCCGCGTGCGCCCGCGATGCACTCGCGCGCCGAGGTGGAGCGACAGACCGGACCCTACGACGCCGCGGTCACGCCGCCGATAGCAGACTGGTCGCCCGTCATCTCGAGCGAGAGCTCGGCAGACGTCGAGGACGCGACTCGCCAGCTGGTCGAGTTCGACTATCACGCGCAGCGGAAGCTCGGTACAGGCAATCCCGCGCTGGGTCCGATGACCGCGATCCTGCTTCGCACCGAATCTGCCTCCAGCTCGCAGATCGAGCAGTTGACGACATCGGCCAAGCAGCTCGCCCTCGCCGAGATCGGCGAGGGCGACAAGGCGAACGCGCTCACCGTCGTTGGCAACGTCCGCGCCATGGAAGCTGCGCTGCAGCTCGCCAATGAAATCAGCGAGGACTCCATTCTCGCGATGCACACAGCCCTGATGCTCCACCAGACAGGCTTCCCGCCCGAGGACGCGGGACGGTTCCGCACGGAGCAGGTCTGGATCGGGAGAGGCGAAGCCGGCCCCCGCCTCGCCGACTTCGTCGCACCGCATCACGACCGCGTTCCCGGTGCGATCGGGGACCTCGTCCGCTTCGTGAAGCGTCAGGACGTACCGGTGCTCGTGCAGGTAGCCGTCGCGCACGCACAGTTCGAGACGATCCACCCGTTCCCGGATGGGAACGGTCGAACGGGCCGCGCACTCGCGCAGTCGATCCTGCGAAACAAGGGCCTCGTCGACTCGACGGCTGTGCCGATCTCGGCTGGCCTCCTCGTCGATGTGCCCCGCTACTTCGCTGCCCTCGGCTCGTTCCGTGAGGGTGATGCCGGCCCGATCATTCGCGGCTTCGCAGGCGCGAGCAGGATCGCCGCGATGACGGGCATGCAGCTCGTCGACGCTCTCGTCGAGCAGTTCGAGGAGTCCCGCGCGAAGATGGCGGGCATCCGTGCAGATGCCGCGGCGTGGAAGATCCTGCCCACACTGGTTGGCCAGCCTGCGGTGAACGTCAAGTACCTCAAGAGCGCGCTGGGTCTCGGGGAGATGACCGCGCTTCGCGCGCTCGATTCGCTCACCGAGTGCGAGGTGCTTACTGAGACCACGGGGAAGAGCCGCGGCCGCGTGTGGCAGCATCGCGGCATCTTCGATGCCCTGGATTCGTATGCATCGGTGATGGCTTCATCCGGCCACCAGGCCAGATCTTCGATTCGCGAGTGA
- a CDS encoding ThiF family adenylyltransferase, producing the protein MKPNLGHLVPWARDGSVQRTQILYAWCVMRAHRSEVVEWLTWQETLNRVVDDDFEPLNADGDVFFLATTALISDQIAFEFPNGAKPLVDALELSGVGRDDLLSELSRVRLVNRAIEEKLARTEQLPAIVIVGTPARRIDEALLAHLSAWRLDDTGSKVADLLSDGDFGVMKDKREEMYKLGRLWIEHSKVAWMRVWEGRSEVTRARDAESDAASLRGKRVLILGSGALGASIAEHCVRAGVSELTVADKGRVNPGILSRQPYTDADIGRFKAQVLAERLSGIRGDLIVQSLVGDVVTSLLSVTAQEPDVDLVIDATADVGVRNAIERHRMARREHWPNLLSVVIGHDAKNGIGTVATRGVSGGPVDILRRFAIEALASPSLDDIADDFFPREPRTALFFPEPGCSSPTFVGSHADVSALAGMLLNEALAAFATHSDEMSAVVVRRSSRTKPAVDVRTWASDLILPDRSSGAYEIRLSQHALAEMRTEARRGRRLRGQRIETGGMMLGAFDDACLILNVDRAVGPPPDSTLSAKFFDHGIVGTQELVDHRREVTHNRQSFVGLWHSHPHGAAHPSVTDNEGMWRLVNRERIGKRALMVILGGQTWEQWLDEGVEPSIYARLSTLSGQTSEMPMMFGVGSHGADRAFAGGFAYPQGFHSDPGATS; encoded by the coding sequence GTGAAACCCAACCTCGGACACCTCGTGCCGTGGGCGCGCGATGGCTCAGTCCAACGCACTCAGATCCTGTACGCGTGGTGCGTGATGCGGGCTCATCGCAGCGAAGTGGTCGAGTGGTTGACGTGGCAAGAGACACTCAACAGGGTTGTTGATGACGACTTCGAGCCACTGAACGCGGATGGTGATGTCTTCTTCCTGGCAACCACGGCGCTCATCTCAGACCAGATCGCATTCGAGTTCCCCAACGGCGCGAAGCCGCTCGTCGACGCCCTTGAGCTCAGCGGAGTTGGCCGAGACGACCTGCTCAGCGAGCTCTCGAGAGTACGGCTCGTCAATCGAGCCATCGAAGAGAAGCTCGCGCGCACCGAACAACTGCCGGCCATCGTCATCGTCGGGACGCCGGCACGTCGAATCGATGAGGCGCTCCTCGCTCACCTGAGTGCATGGAGGCTCGATGACACCGGGTCCAAAGTCGCGGACCTTCTCAGCGACGGGGACTTCGGCGTCATGAAAGACAAGCGCGAGGAGATGTACAAGCTCGGACGTCTCTGGATCGAGCATTCGAAGGTCGCCTGGATGCGTGTGTGGGAAGGACGCTCCGAGGTCACCCGTGCTCGCGATGCCGAATCGGATGCAGCGAGCCTTCGCGGCAAGAGAGTGCTCATCCTTGGATCAGGCGCCCTAGGGGCGTCCATCGCTGAACATTGCGTGCGGGCCGGGGTGAGCGAGCTGACGGTGGCCGACAAGGGTCGCGTAAACCCGGGAATTCTCAGTCGGCAGCCGTACACAGATGCGGATATCGGTCGATTCAAAGCTCAGGTGCTCGCTGAGCGCCTGAGCGGGATTCGCGGAGACCTCATCGTGCAATCGCTCGTCGGCGATGTCGTGACGAGCTTGCTCTCCGTGACGGCTCAGGAGCCTGATGTCGATCTCGTCATCGACGCAACAGCAGACGTGGGCGTGCGCAACGCAATCGAACGCCACCGCATGGCCCGCCGGGAGCACTGGCCAAACCTGCTCAGCGTCGTGATTGGTCACGACGCGAAGAACGGAATCGGAACGGTGGCCACTCGAGGAGTTTCGGGTGGGCCGGTAGACATTCTTCGTCGGTTCGCCATCGAGGCTCTCGCCTCGCCCAGCCTCGACGACATCGCCGACGACTTCTTCCCGCGCGAGCCCCGCACCGCGCTCTTCTTTCCCGAGCCCGGATGCTCGTCGCCAACGTTCGTCGGATCGCACGCTGACGTCAGCGCACTTGCCGGTATGCTCCTGAACGAGGCCCTCGCCGCATTCGCGACGCACTCCGATGAGATGTCAGCGGTGGTCGTGCGCCGCTCGAGCCGAACGAAACCTGCTGTGGACGTGCGGACGTGGGCGTCGGATCTCATACTGCCGGACAGGAGCTCCGGAGCGTACGAGATCCGGTTGTCTCAGCACGCCCTTGCCGAGATGCGGACAGAAGCCCGTCGTGGGCGACGACTTCGAGGCCAGCGCATCGAAACCGGCGGGATGATGCTCGGTGCGTTCGATGACGCCTGCCTGATTCTCAACGTCGACCGTGCAGTCGGCCCCCCACCCGACAGCACTCTGTCGGCCAAGTTCTTTGACCACGGGATCGTGGGCACGCAGGAGCTGGTCGACCACCGCCGCGAGGTAACGCACAACCGGCAGAGTTTCGTCGGGCTCTGGCATTCACACCCGCACGGAGCCGCACACCCGTCTGTGACGGACAACGAGGGGATGTGGCGCCTGGTCAATCGGGAACGCATCGGCAAACGGGCCCTCATGGTTATCCTCGGAGGTCAGACCTGGGAACAGTGGCTCGACGAAGGTGTGGAGCCATCGATCTACGCGCGCCTCTCCACGCTGAGCGGACAGACCTCCGAGATGCCGATGATGTTCGGCGTTGGCTCTCACGGCGCGGACCGGGCCTTCGCCGGAGGCTTCGCCTATCCACAAGGATTCCACTCAGACCCTGGAGCGACATCGTGA